Proteins encoded within one genomic window of Methanosarcina barkeri str. Wiesmoor:
- a CDS encoding chloride channel protein translates to MEVSPEHISAFHNVKKHPRITEYITRFDTETARVNSIAIIIGLLTGFVIGVYDQTLQYSNTFLGMQQGSPLHEFPHYYVLFVPALGGLLVGIISHFLMKKKYGVDGLIETVTLRGARLNLKDVFLEIFTSIITISSGGALGKEAPGILAGAGTGAFLGRILKSPERQLQILLGCGAAGGIAAAFNAPLAGVVFVVEVIYGELETRTFIPIVISSVFATLVSSTLFGVRPIEIPFYQLVSPYKELGLYLVLGLLAGFVSTLLIRTLYYIKDIFSGIPFHPVLKPALGGLAVGAIGLFYPRVLGMGYDVITDALNNQLTFKLLLILLFLKVLAFSLSLGSGGSGGTIVPSLFTGAMLGGAFWTIANLFFPGAVADQGAYAMVGMGAVFAGTARAPLTAILILFEITRDYNMILPLMFACVLSNVMSNALYPESIFTEGLRRKGFKIRKGREVDIMSSMLVKDAMITYVQTVSEDKSVEALTTLMQVSRHVGFPVLDSKGKLSGIVTLSDLRSKVKSGDVDKKVKDIATQRLEVAYPDETLDAVLKRFASKQIGRLPVVDREDKTRLLGLITRSDIVNAYNKKVVEKVRVHTEYTY, encoded by the coding sequence TTGGAAGTTAGTCCAGAGCACATATCGGCATTTCACAATGTAAAAAAACATCCCAGGATAACAGAGTATATTACCCGGTTTGATACCGAAACTGCCAGGGTCAATTCAATTGCTATTATAATCGGGCTCCTTACAGGGTTCGTGATAGGAGTTTATGACCAAACTCTCCAGTACAGCAATACTTTTCTGGGTATGCAGCAAGGATCCCCGTTACACGAGTTCCCACATTATTATGTGTTATTCGTGCCAGCCCTTGGAGGGTTGCTGGTAGGAATAATCTCCCATTTTCTGATGAAAAAGAAGTACGGCGTTGACGGACTTATAGAAACCGTAACCCTCCGCGGAGCAAGGCTTAATCTCAAGGATGTTTTTCTGGAGATTTTTACTTCAATAATCACAATCAGTTCCGGAGGTGCACTGGGAAAGGAAGCACCTGGAATCCTTGCAGGAGCCGGGACTGGAGCTTTTCTCGGGAGAATCCTGAAGAGCCCGGAAAGGCAGCTTCAGATACTTCTAGGTTGCGGAGCTGCCGGCGGAATTGCGGCTGCCTTTAACGCCCCTCTTGCGGGAGTAGTCTTTGTGGTAGAGGTGATTTACGGGGAACTTGAAACCAGGACCTTTATTCCGATAGTTATCTCCTCGGTCTTTGCAACTCTCGTCTCAAGCACACTTTTCGGAGTTAGACCCATAGAGATCCCTTTCTACCAGCTGGTAAGTCCCTACAAAGAACTCGGGCTCTACCTTGTGCTAGGGCTTCTTGCAGGTTTTGTCTCTACACTACTGATCAGGACGCTTTACTACATAAAAGATATTTTTTCGGGAATCCCTTTCCATCCCGTTCTCAAGCCTGCCCTGGGAGGGCTCGCAGTAGGTGCAATAGGCCTTTTTTACCCCAGGGTTCTCGGAATGGGATATGATGTAATAACGGATGCACTCAACAACCAGCTTACTTTCAAGCTCCTGCTAATCCTGCTCTTTTTGAAGGTCCTCGCTTTTTCCCTGAGCTTGGGCTCTGGAGGCTCAGGAGGAACGATTGTTCCTTCCCTTTTTACAGGTGCAATGCTGGGAGGAGCTTTCTGGACAATCGCAAACTTGTTTTTCCCTGGGGCTGTAGCCGATCAAGGAGCATATGCTATGGTTGGGATGGGCGCGGTCTTTGCCGGAACTGCCAGGGCTCCCCTTACTGCCATCCTGATCCTGTTTGAGATTACAAGAGATTATAATATGATTCTTCCTCTCATGTTTGCCTGCGTCCTCAGCAATGTGATGTCAAATGCCCTTTATCCGGAGTCCATTTTTACGGAGGGTCTACGCAGGAAAGGGTTTAAGATCCGAAAAGGCAGAGAAGTAGATATCATGAGCTCCATGCTTGTAAAAGATGCCATGATCACATATGTCCAGACAGTTTCTGAGGATAAGAGTGTTGAAGCACTTACGACCCTAATGCAGGTAAGCCGCCACGTCGGTTTTCCGGTCCTTGATTCCAAAGGCAAACTTTCAGGTATAGTAACCCTTTCAGATCTCCGGAGCAAAGTAAAGTCCGGAGATGTCGACAAAAAAGTAAAAGATATAGCTACCCAGCGTCTTGAAGTTGCCTACCCCGATGAAACCCTTGACGCAGTACTCAAACGCTTCGCTTCAAAGCAAATAGGCAGGCTTCCAGTCGTGGACAGAGAGGATAAAACCAGACTTCTCGGTCTTATTACCCGAAGCGATATCGTAAATGCATATAACAAGAAAGTCGTGGAAAAAGTCAGGGTACATACTGAATACACATACTGA
- a CDS encoding acetate--CoA ligase family protein, whose protein sequence is MGKTRVFEAARAKNWHILGLEAFDILQAYGIPVVKAKFAKTAEEAIIAAEEISYPLVMKFVSPQISHNTAEVKATYEDIRESILKKLPKAYKAVFDQAFFKKACSQFFKFFSQFL, encoded by the coding sequence ATTGGCAAAACCAGGGTTTTTGAAGCTGCCAGAGCAAAGAACTGGCACATACTGGGCCTTGAAGCTTTTGATATCCTGCAAGCTTATGGTATTCCTGTAGTAAAGGCAAAGTTCGCAAAAACTGCAGAAGAAGCAATAATTGCTGCAGAAGAGATCAGTTATCCACTTGTGATGAAATTCGTTTCTCCACAGATTTCTCATAATACCGCTGAAGTGAAAGCTACCTATGAGGACATAAGGGAAAGTATCTTAAAGAAATTACCTAAAGCCTATAAGGCCGTTTTCGACCAAGCCTTTTTTAAAAAGGCTTGCAGTCAATTTTTCAAGTTTTTTTCCCAATTCTTATAA
- the pta gene encoding phosphate acetyltransferase yields the protein MVTFLEKISERAKKLNKTIALPETTDIRTLQAAAKALERGVANIVLIGDEANIKELAGDLDLSKAKIVNPETYEKKDEYIQAFYELRKHKGITLESAAEIMKDYVYFAVMAAKLNEVDGVVSGAVHSSSDTLRPAVQIVKTAPDAALASAFFIIAVPDCEYGSEGTFLFADSGMVEMPSPEDVANIAIISAKTFELLVQDDPYVAMLSYSTKGSAHSKLTEATIAATKLAQELAPDIPIDGELQVDAAIVPKVAASKAPGSPVAGKANVFIFPDLNAGNIAYKIAQRLAKAEAYGPITQGLAKPINDLSRGCSDEDIVGAIAITCVQAAAQDK from the coding sequence TTGGTAACATTTTTAGAAAAAATCAGTGAAAGAGCAAAGAAACTCAACAAAACAATTGCTTTACCTGAAACTACCGATATAAGAACTCTTCAGGCAGCTGCCAAGGCCCTCGAAAGAGGGGTTGCAAATATCGTTCTCATCGGCGATGAAGCAAATATTAAGGAGCTTGCAGGAGATCTTGACCTCTCAAAAGCAAAAATTGTAAATCCTGAGACTTACGAGAAAAAGGATGAATACATTCAGGCTTTCTACGAGCTGAGAAAGCATAAGGGTATTACACTCGAAAGTGCAGCCGAAATTATGAAGGATTACGTTTACTTCGCTGTTATGGCGGCTAAACTCAATGAAGTAGACGGTGTAGTTTCAGGTGCTGTTCACTCTTCCTCTGATACACTTAGACCTGCTGTCCAGATTGTTAAAACTGCCCCTGATGCAGCTCTCGCATCTGCTTTTTTCATTATTGCCGTGCCGGACTGTGAATATGGGTCAGAAGGGACATTCCTCTTTGCTGACTCAGGTATGGTTGAAATGCCCAGTCCTGAAGACGTTGCAAACATTGCTATCATTTCTGCAAAAACCTTTGAACTGCTGGTTCAGGATGATCCATATGTTGCAATGCTTTCTTATTCCACTAAGGGAAGTGCACACAGCAAACTGACTGAGGCAACAATTGCTGCCACAAAGCTTGCACAGGAACTCGCTCCAGATATTCCAATTGATGGTGAACTCCAGGTAGATGCAGCAATTGTTCCAAAAGTTGCAGCTTCAAAGGCTCCAGGAAGCCCTGTTGCAGGCAAAGCTAATGTCTTTATCTTCCCTGACCTTAACGCTGGAAACATAGCATACAAGATTGCCCAGAGGCTCGCCAAGGCCGAAGCTTATGGCCCTATTACTCAGGGACTTGCCAAGCCAATTAATGACTTATCCAGAGGCTGCAGCGACGAAGACATTGTCGGTGCTATTGCAATTACGTGCGTTCAGGCCGCAGCACAGGACAAATAA
- a CDS encoding acetate kinase — protein sequence MKVLVINAGSSSLKYQLIDMINESPLAVGLCERVGIDNSIITQKRFDGKKLEKQVDLPTHRVALEEVVKALTDPEFGVITDMGEINAVGHRVVHGGEKFTTSALFDAGVEEAIRDCFDLAPLHNPPNMMGISACAEIMPGTPMVIVFDTAFHQTMPAYAYMYALPYDLYEKYGVRKYGFHGTSHKYVAGRAALMLGKPIEDTKIITCHLGNGSSIAAVKGGKSIDTSMGFTPLEGVAMGTRCGSIDPAVVPFVMDKESLSSREVDTLMNKKSGVLGVSGISNDFRDLDEAASHGNERAELALEIFAYSVKRVIGEYLAVLNGADAIVFTAGIGENSASIRKRILTGLEGLGIKIDEEKNKIRGQEIDISTPDSSIRVFVIPTNEELAIARETKEIVETEAKLRKSVPV from the coding sequence ATGAAGGTATTGGTAATAAATGCAGGAAGCTCATCGCTGAAATATCAGTTAATTGATATGATCAATGAATCCCCTCTTGCAGTCGGTCTTTGCGAAAGGGTGGGAATCGATAACTCGATCATTACTCAGAAGAGGTTCGATGGCAAGAAGCTGGAAAAGCAGGTTGACCTGCCAACCCACAGAGTAGCCCTTGAAGAAGTTGTCAAGGCTCTTACGGATCCGGAATTTGGTGTCATCACAGACATGGGTGAAATCAACGCGGTCGGACACAGGGTTGTGCACGGTGGCGAGAAGTTCACAACATCTGCTTTATTTGATGCAGGTGTCGAGGAAGCTATTAGAGATTGCTTCGATCTGGCTCCTCTCCACAACCCTCCAAACATGATGGGAATTTCAGCCTGTGCAGAGATCATGCCTGGAACGCCCATGGTTATTGTTTTTGACACTGCATTCCATCAGACCATGCCTGCGTATGCCTACATGTATGCTTTGCCATATGACCTCTACGAAAAGTATGGAGTGCGAAAATACGGTTTCCACGGGACTTCCCACAAGTATGTCGCTGGAAGAGCCGCTCTTATGCTTGGAAAGCCTATAGAAGATACAAAGATTATCACCTGTCACCTCGGAAATGGTTCAAGTATTGCAGCAGTGAAAGGTGGAAAATCTATTGATACCAGCATGGGCTTTACTCCTCTTGAAGGGGTTGCAATGGGTACCAGATGCGGTTCCATTGATCCGGCAGTCGTTCCCTTCGTTATGGATAAAGAAAGCCTGTCAAGCAGAGAGGTTGATACTCTCATGAACAAGAAGTCTGGCGTACTTGGAGTTTCCGGGATAAGCAACGACTTCAGAGACCTTGATGAGGCTGCCTCTCATGGAAACGAGAGAGCTGAGCTTGCCCTTGAGATCTTCGCATATAGTGTCAAGAGAGTCATTGGTGAGTATTTAGCCGTGCTCAATGGTGCAGATGCGATTGTCTTTACCGCAGGTATCGGAGAAAACAGCGCAAGCATCAGAAAGAGAATCCTTACTGGTCTTGAAGGTCTCGGTATAAAAATCGATGAGGAAAAGAACAAGATCAGAGGCCAGGAAATCGACATCAGTACCCCTGATTCGAGTATAAGGGTTTTTGTCATTCCAACCAATGAAGAACTTGCCATTGCAAGGGAAACAAAGGAAATTGTTGAGACCGAAGCTAAACTACGTAAATCGGTACCTGTTTGA
- a CDS encoding flavodoxin family protein, giving the protein MKILGISGSPRKGQNCEKMIAAALEIAKDRGFETETVFLSNEEIAPCKVCGACIEKSSCVIEDSMEKVYEKMKAADGIIVASPVYMGNYPSQLKALFDRSVLLRRNNFALKNKVGAALSVGGSRNGGQEKTIQSIHDWMHIHGMIVVGDNSHFGGIAWNPVEEDSIGMQTVSETAKKLCEVLELIQNNKR; this is encoded by the coding sequence ATGAAGATACTTGGAATTTCAGGTAGCCCACGAAAGGGCCAGAACTGTGAAAAAATGATTGCAGCTGCTCTCGAAATTGCAAAAGACAGAGGTTTTGAAACCGAGACTGTTTTTCTCTCAAATGAAGAAATTGCCCCCTGTAAAGTATGCGGAGCTTGCATAGAAAAATCTTCCTGTGTTATTGAAGACAGTATGGAGAAAGTTTATGAGAAAATGAAAGCTGCCGACGGTATAATTGTTGCATCACCGGTATATATGGGGAATTATCCTTCCCAGCTTAAAGCCTTATTTGACAGAAGTGTCTTACTTCGCCGCAATAACTTTGCACTTAAAAACAAAGTTGGAGCAGCTCTCTCAGTTGGAGGCTCAAGAAACGGAGGTCAGGAAAAAACCATTCAGTCAATCCATGACTGGATGCATATTCACGGCATGATTGTAGTTGGCGATAATTCTCATTTCGGTGGAATAGCCTGGAACCCTGTAGAAGAAGACTCCATTGGTATGCAGACCGTTTCCGAAACTGCAAAAAAACTCTGTGAAGTTCTGGAACTTATCCAGAATAACAAAAGATAA